CAGGTCATTAAGAGGATAGCGTTCATTGATGGACATCAACTGACTACGTTTCTCATCTAAGGCACAAATCAGCGAAATGGCCAAGTTGGTTTTACCTTCTTGAGCCCAGTCCAAAATTCTTGGCACCACGCCTGCCGTTGATACAGTGATGCGTTTTCTTGCCAACTTCAAGCCCAAATCATCGGTCATGATTTCAATGGCTTTTTTGACCGCTTCATAGTTATAAAAGGGTTCACCCATACCCATAAACACAACATTGCTCACTCTATTTTCTGGATGTACTTGATTCATCAGCAACACTTGTTCAACGATTTCCCAGGCTTGAAGATTACGCTTTAAATCCAAAGTACCCGTCATGCAAAATGAACAGTCCAAAGCACATCCTACCTGACTTGAAACACAAGCCGTTACTCGAGTTGACTGGCGATTTTCAATAGGCATACGAACTGCCTCTATGGCTTCACGGTCATTCAAATGAATTAAAAATTTATGACTTTTGTCTTGAGCTCCCTGACGTGCATGCTTGTGTAAAACTATGCTCAACTGATTTTCATCAAGCTGCTTATGTTGTTTAAAAATGGCTTGCAGGTCCTGCAAAGGCTTTTGGTAAAGATTCTGAAAAATGGCTTTAGCCGTACCTGAACCAACCCCATACTGGGCAAAGTAATCAATCAATTCTTGTTTGGATAAAGCACAAAGAGCTTGCTGATGGTAAGTAATGGGCACAAGTAAAAACCTTAAAGCCTAAGATTTTTTATTGGCAGGCATAATCAAAACATTGGCCTTATCATGTTTAAATTTTAAGCCTTTGTTGGCTTCGCCCATTTCACACACCGATAAAATAGAGTAGATGGATAAATGTAGAGTTTTAACATTTTCTAAACGCTTCATCAGCGCTTCTTCATCTGGGGTGACCACTAGTTTATTGTCTTCAAATACAAAATTAGAAATGGCTACAAAGCCCAAGCCCAAACTAGAATCTATAATATTTCTGGCTTTTAGCGTTAATACTGTACCATCTTTGGGATCTTTATAGCTGATAGAATAATAGGTTTTATCTTTGGGCATACAATCCTCTAAATTTTTTTAATAAAAATTTTTTATACTAAAGCTTTTCTATTGTGCTGCGCATGCTTTCTATCCGGCGCCGGTTTTTTCCTAAATCAGAATAACCCACTCTGGATGCAGAACGCACATGTAAAGTCCGTCCATTGTCTGCCAATAAAAACTCTACGTCATCTTTAAACCTTAAAATTGAGGTCACAAACACGGCTTTAATGTAATTGGCCTTTTTAGCTAAAACTGTACAGTCTTTTCTGGCATCCAAATACTCATACAAGTTGGCTAAACCTTGGGTTTTTCTGCGCAAACGAATGGGTTTAATATAGTGAGAATCTGATTTTGGAGTATCAAAACTACACACACAATTTGGAGAGGTAGGACATGGATCAAGCTTCATTTTCATAATTTTTTCCAATACCTCACTTAGAAAAAAAGTTCAATCCTTGGCGCTCTAAAGTATTAGCGCAATTAAAATAACTGCCGCCTGGCTTCAAATAAGGCTATGGCCATCGATGTTGACAAGTTAAGACTTCTTACTTGGCCGGGGGTGGGAATATTGAGCAATAGATTTTCGTAAGTTTTTTTAAAGTCTTGCGGTAAGCCTTGTGTCTCTGAGCCAAAAATCAAAACATCGTTGTCTTGGTAGCTAAACTGCAAGTACGATTTTTGTGCAAAACGGGAAAACAGCACTGGCCGTTTATTGTTTTGCTCCAGATAGTTTTTAAAATCTTCTAAACTGGCATGCAGTTGCAAATCTAAATTGGGCCAATAATCCAAACCTGCCCGTTTCATTTTTTTATCATCCAAATCAAAACCCAAAGGTTTCACCAAATGCAACTTGGTCTGGGTGGCCACACAGGTTCGACCAACATTACCGGTATTCCATGGAATTTGTGGGTGCACCAAGGCTACTTCTAACATGCTCTCTCATTTACAGAAAAATATCACCCTCTTCAAGCTTAATAGAAGTACCCAAAGATAGCCGGTAGCTTTTGCTACCCTTAACATAAAAAGTTCTTAAAGTAAGCGGCTACCTTTTGTGCATCTTGATAAGCTATGCTAAAAGCGTCTCATGGCAAATCAAAAAAAATGTGGTCAGTATTTATGGCTGGATATGGAAATGACCGGCCTTGAACCACAAATTCATAAAATTCTTGAAGTTGCCATTATTATTACGGATGAACATTTTAATGTTTTGCATAGCTTTGAAACACCTGTTTTTCAACCGCCAGAAGTTTTAGAGCGCATGGATGAATGGTGTATTAAAACCCATGGTGAAAGCGGTTTAACGGCAAAAATTCCTTCTGCGCCCCCTATAACTGAGATTGAAGTGAACATTTGTGCGCAACTTAAACAACACTTTCACAGCAAAGATAAAATTATTTTAGCCGGCAATTCTATTGGTCAAGACCGAAAGTTTATTGACGCCTACATGCCGCTTTTGTCCAACATGCTGCATTACAGAATGGTGGATGTTTCTTCATTTAAAGAAGTATTTCAACGCCAATACAATCTTCAGTTTGAAAAACAAAATAAACACCGAGCTTTAGAAGACATCAAAGAGTCCATTGCAGAACTACAATATTATCTAAGCTTTGTTAAACAGGAAAAATCTTAAGCATGACCTTACTTGGCGCACTTTTAATGGGCCTTCTGCAAGGCTTAACTGAATTCATTCCAGTATCCAGTTCTGGCCACTTGGCTATTTTAGATTTTATTTTTGATCAAGAAGCGCCTTTATTTTTAGATGTTTTTGTTCATCTTGCCACCTTATTGGCCACTCTGATTGTGTTCCGTGAGCAATGCTTTAAGCTTTTACGAGCTGGTAAGTATCTACCGGCATATCTTGTTTCTAGCCTCAAACAAAAACGTTTGGCCACAACAGATAATCCTAATCTTTATTTTTTAGTGCTGGTTTTGATCAGCTTTTTTGTTACTGGCTGCCTGGCTCTTCTCATTAAAGATCACATTGAATTCATTGGTCAAAAACCAATTGTATTAGCCTGCTTATTTATCCTCAATGGCTTTATTTTATTGAGCAGTCGTTACGCCCGTTCTGGTCATAAAAACATTAAACAACTCAATATCCGCCACGCTATTTGGGTAGGTTTGGCACAAGCCTTTGCCGTGCTTCCTGGCATATCTCGTTCTGGTAGTTGTATTGCAAGTTTAATGCATCTCAAAGCCGAGCGTAAATTGGTGGGGGATTACGCCTTTATTCTTTCCATTCCCACAATTTTTGCGGCCTTTATTTTAACTTTGCAAAGTGACTTGTCTTCTATCCAATGGACGGAAGCAAGTGTGGCGTTTATCACTGCATTTATTTCTGGTTTTTTTGCTTTAAAATTCTTACTGCGCTGGATCCAACAAGGAAAGCTGTGGATTTTCTCTTTTTACAGTTTCTTGCTGGGTATTGTGTTGCTGGTTTTGCAAGCCGCTTAGTAAGTTATATACCATTTGTGCTTGTGGCTGTAAAAGCTGCCGCATGGCTTTAGGGTTTAATTTTTGTAAACTTTTATACAATCTGGGGTTAAAAATTCTTTTTAAAAAAACTTTTCCTGCACGTAGATGCCCAAACTTGTCCATAGACGCTAAGAAATCAGGAGAAATAATTTCCTGAGCATTGTCCGCAACTGTTTTAAAAACAAAACAGGACTTATGCTGCTCAAGAGCCACTTTCACCCAAGCTGCTGAACTGGTGTCATAAACATCACATTGACTTGCTACATGTACCGCGGCTTTTTCAGTACTTGACTGCAAATGTTGTGAGCAGGTGTACAAGGCTTGTAAAACTTTAATATTGTTATCTTCACAGCTTTCTTGCAGAATACGCAGTTTTTGATCACCAATTATATAGGTTTTATCATTTTCAAGCTGTACTCGCTTGGCCAAGCAGATATCGCCTTGCATGGCTGTTTTTATAAGCGCTGAGCACACACCCAAACCGATCACCACATTGGTCTGCGAAAATCTCTCCAACGCACTTTCTAAACCTTTTGTTGCTTTTTCAGGGGTAAAACCACTCACCACACAGGTTAATTTAAAAGGTTTGTCCATCATGCTATAACCATAATGATGTGCAAAACTCCAAATCAGTTCTTGTCCTTTAAGAAAGTGGCTCATAAAAGCATTGGCTTCTAAAACACTAGAAAATAATAACATTGGACGAATATCAGGATTCATTATTCAGATAAGACTACCTTGAATAAAAATGAAAATCAAAGATTCTCACAACTTAATCTTTTTTAAAAAAGTGTTTCCCACTTTTCTTTAAAATATAGCTTAAAAAAAGAAAAAGACCTTAAAAAATGGGCCTTAAATCCCACTTTAAAAGGTCTTTAACTACCTACACATTATGGAGATTTGGTTTAATTAAATACTTTTGCAAAGTATTAAAAAAAACCTAAGCTACTAAAATAACTTATAAAATCTCATAATCTAGTTAGAAACATGCCGTGTTTCTAACCCTTACCTATCTATATAGCCTACATCAAAATGCAACTGTTTTGCATCCAAAAAATATAAGTTCTTTAAAATATGGCCTTTTTTTTTAGCCATTAAAGCGCTAAATTGCTAAAAACCAGACAAAAATGTGCAATCTATTGAAATTATTGGAGGAGATTTTAAAATTTCGTAATACATAATGCAACATGTACATTATAGTGTTTTAAAAAAATTTTAGGTCAGCTTATATTATATGAACACTCAGCTGATCGAGCTAAAGTCCTCAAGGTCTTCACTTTTCATAAAATTATAATCTTCTTAACTTGTGCTCACTTTTTTAAATGCCTATAAAACAAAAAAACCAAGACAATGTCTTGGTTTTTTAACTCCCGAGTACTCGGATATAAAATTTTTATTTTTATTTCTTCTTATGTTTTGGGAAACGAACTGAGTCTCTAATCTCTTCCCGCTTTGCTCTTTTTTGTAGAGGGTCTCACGACCCTCTCAAAAATCAAAACGTGGTTTTGATTTTTTCACTCCCGTGTTCTTTTGGCCATATTCAATGGCCTTATCTCTTTATTTCTTCTTATGTTTTGGGAAACGAACTGAGTCTCTGATCTCTAATAAGTTATTGTTAGAGCCGGGGACTGAGCCGGAAACCAACAAACAGTTTTTATCCTCTAAAATACGGACAATTTTTAGGTTTTGCACAGTTACGCGCTCAACACCATAGTGACCAGGCATTTTTTTGTTTTTTTGCACTAAGCCTGGAGAGGTACAGTTACCAATAGAACCTCCGTGCCTAAACACCTCATGACTACCGTGAGTCCGTGTTTGTCCAGCCATATTCCAGCGCTTAAATACACCGGTAAAACCACGGCCTTTGGTTAAACCAGATACATCAATTTTTTGGCCTTCTTCAAAAAGATCTTTGATGTTTACTGTTTGGCCTTCTTCGTATTTGGCCAACTCATCCACATCCACACGAAATTCACGAATAAATTGCTTGGGTGCAGTGTTTACTTTCTTAAAGTTTGCTAAATCTGCTTTATTGCTATGTTTTTCTTTTTTATCAACAAAACCTAATTTGACCGCATTGTAACCATCTTTATCCATGGTTTTCTTTTGTAAAACCACACATGGCCCGGTTTCAATAATACTTACAGGAACTCGTTTTTCTGCTTTCTCATCATTCACTTGTGTCATACCAATACGACGACCCAACAAGCCTAAAGGCTTAATTTTTTTCACTGTTTTACTCATTTTTTTCACTCCTGTTTACGGGGAATAATCCGTTTGCGAACACAAACGTCCAGCGCCCCAGAATTTTTACTGCTTATAATGCATACAGCATGATTATGCAAGCACTATCAACACTTTTTAAGCCTTAAGCTTAATCACAGCTTTGCGGCTTATCGGTAATCAAATACAAGCTAGCATTGGGATAATCCTGGGCCATATCTTGAAAACTTGCCAATTGCTCCACATCATTGATGGTCCACAAACCAACCTGTTCGCCTTTAGCCAAGCGTTGTCTTACATTTTCATTGCTGATGGCTGCTTCAAAAAGATTGTTTTTGATTTGTTCATCACCCCAACTAACTGCTTGTTTGCCTAAGGACCAAACATCTTTGAGTAGTTTAGGACCGTCTTCAAGTTGCTCGTCTCCTAATCGGCCCAATTCATTGGTCATGCCTTCTACGCTGTCATAAAAATGTCCAAGTTGCTGTCTTGAGTTTTCAAGGTCTGACCCTGGAAAAAAGAAATCAATCCCGTCAAAATTATCCTTGTAACCATAGGGAGCTAAGGTTCCTTTTGCTTTATTTTGTACGGCAATATGGTGCAAGGTCACACCAAGACCTGTAAATTGCTGTAAAATTTTCTCATCAAAGGAGCTGATAATCAACTGATCAGGCACTGGCATAGCTTGCATCATGTTCTTAACAGCCGTTAAGTTTGATGAAACATTTTTGGGTAAATCTTTAAATTCTAAAAAAACTTTTCCTGTATAGTTTGTAGCCATCAACAATTGTACCACTTCAGGCAAGGTAGGAATATATTCACCGTTAGATAACTTACAAAGGTTAATTGCTCCATACCAGTTTTGATCTGCAATTTTTTGTTCCTTATCAGCTAGACAGCCTCTCCCCTGCACCTTTTTCCCTAAACGACTGTCGTGAAAAACAATGGGCATTTTATCTTTGGTAAAACGAATATCTATTTCTATACCCTGCACATTTTCACCAATGGCTTCATTGATAGCTTCTAATGAATTTTCTGGAACACCTTCAGAATGAAGCGCACGATGCGCAATACAAAAAGACTTGGCATACAAAGCATTACTTACTGCAAGAATACTAGTAAAAACACATAGCCTAATGCCTGTTTGAATAGATTTTTTCATAGCCCCCTACCTAACTCAATTTAACGCAAAAAGTCAAAAAATTTATAACACTTTAGTTTTGTTTAAATCATTGATTTCATCGCGTAGTTTAGCGGCTTTTTCAAACTCTAAATTTTCTGCTGCTTGCAACATTTGCTTTTTCAAAGATGCAATGCTTTTATCAAGTTCTGCATCACTTTTATATTCCGCTTTTTTCTCATGCAATCTATCCAACTCTACATAATCCGCTGCAAACAAATGCCCCAAAGGAGAGTTAATATTTTTAAGAATGGTTTTGGGAGTGATGCCATGTTCTTTATTGTATGCCAATTGGAGATTACGCCGTCTATAAGTTTCATCCATGGCCTTTTTCATTGAGCCTGTTATTTTGTCTGCGTACATAATAACTTTACCTTCTACATTTCTGGCCGCCCTACCAAAAGTCTGAATCAAACTGGTTTCTGAACGCAAAAAACCTTCTTTATCCGCATCCAAAATGGCCACCAACGATACTTCTGGTAAATCCAAACCTTCACGCAAGAGATTAATCCCCACCAGTACATCAAATTTTCCTTTGCGTAAATCAGTTAAAATTTCTACCCGTTCAATGGTTTTAATATCTGAGTGCAAGTACTTTACCCGCACACCAATCTCAGCATAATAATCGGTTAACTCTTCTGCCATACGCTTGGTCAGAGTGGTAACCAAAACTCGTTCATTTTTTTCTGCACGCAAGCGAACTTCTTCTAACAAATCATCCACTTGCGTTGCTACCGGCCTAACTTCAATTTCTGGATCAATCAAACCTGTAGGTCTTATAATTTGCTCCACCACTTCACCTTGGGTTTTTTCCAATTCATATTTACCAGGTGTTGCCGAAACATAAACAACCTGCTTTTTAAAGGCTTCAAACTCTTCCCCGGTCATGGGTCTGTTGTCTAAAGCCGATGGCAACCTGAAACCATGTTCAACCAAGGTTGTCTTACGGCTTCTATCGCCTTTATACATGGCGCCTATTTGTGGCATACTGACATGGCTTTCATCAATGACACACAACATATCTTCTGGAAAATAATCCAACAAGGTTGGCGGCCGTTGACCTGACTTAACACCCGTAATATGGCGGGTGTAGTTTTCTATTCCCTGACAAAAGCCCATTTCTTCCATCATTTCAATGTCATAAAATGTTCGTTGTTCTAAACGCTGGGCCTCTACCAATTTATTTAATTCTTTAAGCTGTTGTAAACGCTCTCTAAGTTCAACTTTAATGGTGCCTATGGCTTTGTTGATGGTTTCTTTGGGTGTTGCAAAGTGACTTCCAGGATAAATGGACACCGCAGGCAATTCACCCAAAACATGCCCGGTGACTGGATCTACCTCTACTATGCTCTCAACCTCATCGCCAAAAAAAGAAAAGCGAATGGCTTTTTTCTCTTCATGCGCTGGAAAAACTTCTACATTATCTCCACGCACTCTAAAACAACCACGCCAAAAATCAATGTCATTGCGTTCATACTGAATATCAATCAAGTTTCTTAAAAAGTCATCCCTGTCCAACTCTTGCCCTTGATGAACTGGTATCAGTTGCGCTTGATATTCTTGTGGTGTACCCAAGTTATAAATACATGAAACTGAGGCTACAACGATGGTATCTCTGCGGGTTAAAATAGAGCGAGTGGCCGAATGTCTAAGTTTATCAATCTCTTCATTGATCCGTGCGTCTTTTTCAATATAAGTGTCTGATGAGGGAATGTAGGCTTCAGGCTGGTAATAATCATAATAACTGACAAAATATTCTACAGCATTGTTGGGGAAAAAACCCTTGAACTCGCTGTAAAGCTGAGCTGCTAAGGTTTTATTGTGAGCAATGATTAAGGTGGGCCGTTCAAGCTCTGCAATCACATTGGCCATGGTGAAGGTTTTTCCTGAGCCGGTCACCCCCAAAAGAATCTGGTGTTCTTCTCCAGATTTAATGCTCTTGACCAATTTATCAATGGCTTGTGGCTGATCACCCTGTGGTTGAAATGTTGTATCCAATTGAAATAAACTCATCAGCGACCTGCTATATCATGTTTGAACAGTAGCGTACACAAGCAACATGTTTATACAACAGACATCTATGAATTAACTGTTTTGAGGTTGTTTAAACCCAAATAGCTTGCCGGTTTCTTTCTTATCTTGATCTATGTGTAAGAAAAAGACTTGGCTTTCATTGTGTAAAATCAATTGATTTTCAGCGCCACCTTGAATGGTTTGTGCTGCTAGAGGCACTGTCAACTCTCCTTGATAAGGTATCCAACTATAATTTTCTTCATAGGTCTCAGGATTAAATGTAATCACCGTTTCATGATACATTATTTTCTTATTGGCCTGCTGGTATTGAATGTAATATTCACCATCACCACTGTTCATGAGGCAAAATAAATCGTTATCTGCTAAATCCCAATCAATTTTACTTTCTTTGTTACCGAAATAGGATCGTTTATCTTGGGTCAAAAAGGTAAAATCATAAAAACTGGCAATATCCTCTTGCTCAGGAAGTATAGTTTGTAGAGGCGGTATGCCAGATAAAGTAGCCGTTGTTGTTTTACCTCGATCAAAAACAGCCATGCCGGTTGGATCTATATGCAATGAAATGATTTTGTTTTGTTCTTCATTGCTTAATACCATGTATGCCCGATCACCTGTTACAACAAGATCTTTAATGTTAAATTGATTGGCCAAAAGTGAAAAGTCATCCAATGTCAAAAAACCAGCTGATTTATGTCTATGGTCTGGCCCAACAAAAAAATACGCATTGCTATACTCACTATCCGTTGTCAACAAAGCATCACTGATAATAAATACATAATCTTCATAGATACCAACATGACAGTTTTGAGCATCTTCAAGGCTCAAATCATTCATGGTGCTTAATACAGTCCATGTTTTAAGGTTATCTTTACTTTCATTAACAAGTGTTGCATCTTTTGCTGTATCATAACTGATAACCACAGCTTTATTGCCCTGCTGAGCAGCACATAAAATTTTATCCCCTTCTAAGACAGCCAATGCATTCGCGGTATTCTCTTCTTGGTCATCTGTTTCTTCTTCAAGGGCCGGTACATCAATGATGAAACTTTCTTTAATGACAATAGCATTGCTTTTATTTTGTACTTTAACATAAACATATGCCTTGTAAGTTTCTTCACTGTCACGCGGCAGTTTTAGCTTCATGCCTGACTTACCCTGCGCTGCATCTTCCCAATCCAAACTTGCAATATCGGCATCCGCCTCTAACAAAGCTTCTTTGTTCCATTTAGAGAAAATTGTATAGCTTTCTAAAGTATCTGTATTTTTTAAACTAAAAACAACTTCAACATGATCATTGTTGCTTGTTTCTGTTTTTTCTAAGGCTATTGTTTTTTGATTGCTTGTTGTGTCTGGCTTCTCTGTGACTTGATTGTTGTTGGTTTTTTTCTTGGTATTTCTTTCCCCTGGCACTTTAGGTTTACTTGCACAATAGCTTAACATGCAACACGCAAGTAAAACAGCCGACATCTGAAACAGTTTATAGCTTTTATCCATCATTACGCATAGCGTTATAACACAATTAAACCCACAACAACAAGAAAAAAATAAATTGACATATAGCGTAAAAAACACGTATTAAAGACTCTGTATTAAGTACGGATTGTTAATCCTATAGCATTAAAGGACAGCCGCCATGAAAAAAATTATTTTAAGTATTCTTATCGCCTTTATTTTTCAAGTACAGCACGCTCAAGCTGGTATTCTACCTTTATACCGATTGTTAAGCTTATCCATCGAATCAATGCAAGCGGGGATCGATTCTGGTAAATTTGACGGTATAGCCGCTTCAAAAATTGTTATTCAACTGACCACTGCGCAGGATGTTGCAAAGATTCAACTTTCAGATGATAAAATCATGCTTGAAAACGACATGAAGTACACTTTTTATCTGCCCTCTGAGCAAAAAAAATGCACTTATTATCCAGTGCGAATGCCAAGTATCTTAGGCTGTGGCATAAACGCACTGCATAAGGATGTGTTTCATGTTGATTGTGTAAAGTTTAGCGCTGTTGATCAACGCGCTTATACTGAGTCTCATCCGGATTTGATCAATGCATCACTAGGAATTCTTGAAAGCATTTATAATAGTGATTACCTGACTGAATCACCTTTTCCTTATGAAAATTCTGATTCCTTAGGCATAAACAACACTAGATTAGATAGTTTATTAAGCACTGTACACATGACGGATGCTAATAATGACAATTTGATGATTGATATTATTGACTATTTCAGCTCTAAAGATAGTCAGCACATTCGTGCTATAGAAGTACAATATTTTCCTAACAACGATTTACCTATTACTGTCAGCATCAATGGCCAATCAGATGAATGCAGAGCTTATGCTGATATGAACTCAGAAATTCATGCTGTTTCTTGTAATAGCGTGCGTCCATAATATTGATTATTGCTTGCTTTGATGAAGACTTTTATGAAATTAAATACCACGGTATTGAATTTACTTTTAACAAGCAAGCTCAGTTTGTTTTGTCTGTTGTACAGCTCTATTAGTTTTGCTTATCAGTTTACACTCAATGATTTTTCTAATATTTTACCGCATCCCTACAAAAGCCATACGCAAGCTCAGCATGAGATTGCCAACAGCTATTTGTTTGCCAAAGATATTTTACCGCAAAACATTCTTCAACAAATCCAACCCCTGAATCTTGATTTAGAACATACTAAACTTATTGCCTATCGCTTTACCTGTAAAGAGACAAAAACCAGCCCCAATTGCATGCAACCTGAACTGCGTCTTATTTTACAAGCTTTTTCAGAAGACTTACGTTCTAAAAGTTTTAAATCAGAAGACCAAGCCATTCATTTATTTTACAGCCTAAGCCCAAAAATATTTAAGCAACTCTTGTTAGATCATGCGCAACTTAGAACAACCAAACATGACAAGCCAACTACCATTGTGGCTGACCAAAATTTAGCGCAGATGAATAATTTTAATACTGTACCATTTAACTTAGATTATTTAATGCGTTTGAATACTTTGCTCAAACATACACTTGACGAGCATGGAAATTTATACAAATTAACTTTTCTTAGAACCGATGAAACAGAATACAAAGAAGGTTACCAAATGACCACTCATCTAAAATGGTTTTTGGGTGCTTTTGCTGTAGAAAGCAATGTGATTACCAGAAAATTACCGTTTGTTGTTGATCATGGACAAGAATTTGAAACATTGGATGCAAAAAATAATATCTTCTTTGACCCTATCGGTATTGAGCAAATCTTTAATGGCTTGGGAGACTCAGAGCAACTGCTGCCCATGTTTTATAAAACAGATTGGGACAATGATGAATTGGTTAAAAAAATTAAAACTTTAAATCATGAGTTAACCATGTTGGAAGACGCTGCCCATGCCAGTGCCGAACGCTTCAGTTGTTTATCTTGTCATGCCGGAGCTCCTCTGAATTTGGGTCTAAGGCACGTTTTAAGTGCACAACAAAACCCAGCAGAAAGCTATTTGCAAGATTACGTTCCTTATTTAAAATCTTATGAAGCAAGCAACCTGCCAGAAAAAGAATTGTCTTCCTTACATTTATTCAGTTATGTTGCCATGCAACCGGTCATCAGCCAAGTGCTGATCAATCAAACGGTTTATACGCGTAATGTTATAGAAGAACTTTATTTTTAGTTGTGTCGTTTTTGGTTTTTATAATTACATCAAGCATTGTTTATGAAAATTTAAGGCCCTAAAGGCGCCAGCCCCTGGTTTTTTATTAAAAGGTATCAAAAGGTAGGCCGTACCTTTTGATACCAACTGCGAATAAAATAACAAAATTAATCGCTAAAGCTTTACACTCCAGGTT
This sequence is a window from Oligoflexia bacterium. Protein-coding genes within it:
- the rlmN gene encoding 23S rRNA (adenine(2503)-C(2))-methyltransferase RlmN; translation: MPITYHQQALCALSKQELIDYFAQYGVGSGTAKAIFQNLYQKPLQDLQAIFKQHKQLDENQLSIVLHKHARQGAQDKSHKFLIHLNDREAIEAVRMPIENRQSTRVTACVSSQVGCALDCSFCMTGTLDLKRNLQAWEIVEQVLLMNQVHPENRVSNVVFMGMGEPFYNYEAVKKAIEIMTDDLGLKLARKRITVSTAGVVPRILDWAQEGKTNLAISLICALDEKRSQLMSINERYPLNDLLSSIAHYNQKTGKKVLCEYILIENVTDGSEDVAALVKAMQGLDVTLNLIPYNENNAFVFKRPSKANILAFRDKLRQAGLFATIRWSYGADVAAACGQLKVQAA
- a CDS encoding DUF1820 family protein codes for the protein MPKDKTYYSISYKDPKDGTVLTLKARNIIDSSLGLGFVAISNFVFEDNKLVVTPDEEALMKRLENVKTLHLSIYSILSVCEMGEANKGLKFKHDKANVLIMPANKKS
- a CDS encoding DUF1499 domain-containing protein, translated to MKMKLDPCPTSPNCVCSFDTPKSDSHYIKPIRLRRKTQGLANLYEYLDARKDCTVLAKKANYIKAVFVTSILRFKDDVEFLLADNGRTLHVRSASRVGYSDLGKNRRRIESMRSTIEKL
- a CDS encoding tRNA (cytidine(34)-2'-O)-methyltransferase — its product is MLEVALVHPQIPWNTGNVGRTCVATQTKLHLVKPLGFDLDDKKMKRAGLDYWPNLDLQLHASLEDFKNYLEQNNKRPVLFSRFAQKSYLQFSYQDNDVLIFGSETQGLPQDFKKTYENLLLNIPTPGQVRSLNLSTSMAIALFEARRQLF
- the orn gene encoding oligoribonuclease, with the protein product MANQKKCGQYLWLDMEMTGLEPQIHKILEVAIIITDEHFNVLHSFETPVFQPPEVLERMDEWCIKTHGESGLTAKIPSAPPITEIEVNICAQLKQHFHSKDKIILAGNSIGQDRKFIDAYMPLLSNMLHYRMVDVSSFKEVFQRQYNLQFEKQNKHRALEDIKESIAELQYYLSFVKQEKS
- a CDS encoding undecaprenyl-diphosphate phosphatase, with protein sequence MTLLGALLMGLLQGLTEFIPVSSSGHLAILDFIFDQEAPLFLDVFVHLATLLATLIVFREQCFKLLRAGKYLPAYLVSSLKQKRLATTDNPNLYFLVLVLISFFVTGCLALLIKDHIEFIGQKPIVLACLFILNGFILLSSRYARSGHKNIKQLNIRHAIWVGLAQAFAVLPGISRSGSCIASLMHLKAERKLVGDYAFILSIPTIFAAFILTLQSDLSSIQWTEASVAFITAFISGFFALKFLLRWIQQGKLWIFSFYSFLLGIVLLVLQAA
- the rplC gene encoding 50S ribosomal protein L3 yields the protein MSKTVKKIKPLGLLGRRIGMTQVNDEKAEKRVPVSIIETGPCVVLQKKTMDKDGYNAVKLGFVDKKEKHSNKADLANFKKVNTAPKQFIREFRVDVDELAKYEEGQTVNIKDLFEEGQKIDVSGLTKGRGFTGVFKRWNMAGQTRTHGSHEVFRHGGSIGNCTSPGLVQKNKKMPGHYGVERVTVQNLKIVRILEDKNCLLVSGSVPGSNNNLLEIRDSVRFPKHKKK
- a CDS encoding glycerophosphodiester phosphodiesterase family protein codes for the protein MKKSIQTGIRLCVFTSILAVSNALYAKSFCIAHRALHSEGVPENSLEAINEAIGENVQGIEIDIRFTKDKMPIVFHDSRLGKKVQGRGCLADKEQKIADQNWYGAINLCKLSNGEYIPTLPEVVQLLMATNYTGKVFLEFKDLPKNVSSNLTAVKNMMQAMPVPDQLIISSFDEKILQQFTGLGVTLHHIAVQNKAKGTLAPYGYKDNFDGIDFFFPGSDLENSRQQLGHFYDSVEGMTNELGRLGDEQLEDGPKLLKDVWSLGKQAVSWGDEQIKNNLFEAAISNENVRQRLAKGEQVGLWTINDVEQLASFQDMAQDYPNASLYLITDKPQSCD
- the uvrB gene encoding excinuclease ABC subunit UvrB, with the translated sequence MSLFQLDTTFQPQGDQPQAIDKLVKSIKSGEEHQILLGVTGSGKTFTMANVIAELERPTLIIAHNKTLAAQLYSEFKGFFPNNAVEYFVSYYDYYQPEAYIPSSDTYIEKDARINEEIDKLRHSATRSILTRRDTIVVASVSCIYNLGTPQEYQAQLIPVHQGQELDRDDFLRNLIDIQYERNDIDFWRGCFRVRGDNVEVFPAHEEKKAIRFSFFGDEVESIVEVDPVTGHVLGELPAVSIYPGSHFATPKETINKAIGTIKVELRERLQQLKELNKLVEAQRLEQRTFYDIEMMEEMGFCQGIENYTRHITGVKSGQRPPTLLDYFPEDMLCVIDESHVSMPQIGAMYKGDRSRKTTLVEHGFRLPSALDNRPMTGEEFEAFKKQVVYVSATPGKYELEKTQGEVVEQIIRPTGLIDPEIEVRPVATQVDDLLEEVRLRAEKNERVLVTTLTKRMAEELTDYYAEIGVRVKYLHSDIKTIERVEILTDLRKGKFDVLVGINLLREGLDLPEVSLVAILDADKEGFLRSETSLIQTFGRAARNVEGKVIMYADKITGSMKKAMDETYRRRNLQLAYNKEHGITPKTILKNINSPLGHLFAADYVELDRLHEKKAEYKSDAELDKSIASLKKQMLQAAENLEFEKAAKLRDEINDLNKTKVL